A window of Rhizobium sp. CC-YZS058 genomic DNA:
CTCTTCCAGCCGCACGAAGCTCGGATCGCCATGCACCAGCACCCGGTCGAAATAGGCCTCGACATAGTCGAGTGTTTCCACGTCGCGCTCCGGCTTTGGGCGCTTCTGCAGGATGTCGCGGATCGAGGCGAAGATCATCGGCCGCTCCGGCAGGGCGCGTGCCGCATCGAGGAACGGCAGCAGCTCGAAGCGCATCTGCCGCCGGCCGAAGGGAAAGGCCTCGGTCAGGATCGCCTGCGGGCGGATGTCATGGAGAATGGAAAGCAGGCGGTCGCGGCGCATCGCCTTGAAGGCATCATCCACCGGCTCGCCATTGATGTCGGCAAGCTTGGAGAACCCCTCATCGGCCGAGACCACCGGCGGCAGCGCCACATGCCTGACGCCTTCACCGGGAAAGCCTTCGACCGGCTTGCCGCCGGTGACGACGGTGACATCGAAGCCACGGCGGGACAGGGCATGGGCGATGCGGCTCGCCCGCGTCAGATGGCCGATGCCGAGCAGATGCTGGACATAGAAGAGGACGCGCTTGTCTGCGGTCTGGCTCATGCAAGGCTCCGCCATTCGGTGTCGAAGAGGATGCTCAATTGGTCGATCGAGCGGTGGTGGTCGAAGTCGCGCCGCACCCGTAGCTCCGCGGCATCGCCGAGCCGTTTGCGCAGCGCCGGATCGCGGATCGCGCGTTCCAGTGCCGCGGCTAGCGCGGCCGGGTCTTCGGCAGGCACGAGCAGGCCGTTCTCACCGTCGCTCACCAGCTCCGGCACGCCGGAAATAGTGGTGGAGATGGGCATCAGCCGCTGGCTCGCCGCCTCGACGATGACATTGGGCAGCCCGTCGCGATCTCCATCCGCGCCGATGCGGCAGGCGAGCGCGAAGAGATCGGCGCGGCGATAATGCTCCAGAACCGCTTCCTGGGCGAGAGAGCCGTTCCAGCTGATCCTCTCGGCAAGTCCCAGCCGCTCGGCTTGCGCCTTCAAAGCCTTGGCGAGCGTGCCGCCACCGATATGGACCAGGCGCCAATGAAGCGTGGTGGGAAGGCGAGCCAGCGCCTCCAGCAGAACATCGTAGCCCTTTTTCTCGACGGCGCGGCCGACGCTGAGAATGACGACGGGATCGGCAGGATCCAGCCCGTCGCGTGCCGGCCGTTCGCCGCTGAAGGGTGCGAAGCGGGAGAGGTCGAGCCCGTGATAGCTCAGGTGGACGCGGCCGGGCTCGGCCGAGAGGCTGCGCAGGTGCTGGAAGCCGGTCTCGGTGCAGGTCACCGTCCAACGGCTCTCGGCCAGCTTGTCGGCCAGTTCCCAGTCCTTGGACGTCCAGATGTCCTTGGCATGCGCCGAGCAGGTGAAAGGAATGCCGGTCAGCAGGCTGGCATAGCGGGCGACGGAGGCGGGCGTGTGAATGAAATGGGCATGCAGCCAGGCGCCGCCGGCCGGCCATTCCGCCGCCAGAACCGCCGCCTGGCCGAAACGGCGCAGGCGATTGCGCGAAATATCGCGCTTGAAATCGCGGGTGAAGGCACGCCAGGCGGGTTTGAAGCCGGGTCGCCGCCAGGCTCGAGCGAGCGCGCGCAGAACCCGCAACGGTGCATGGTGCAGATATTCCGGCAGATAATGCACCGGCGCGCGGATCTCGTCATGGATCGGATGGCGCTTCGTGTCGGTCGGAAAGCGCATGGAGATCAGCGACAGATCGAAGCCTGCCCGCTCGAGCCCCAGCAATTCCTGGGCGATGAAGGTTTCCGACAGGCGCGGATAGCCCTTCAGCACCACGACGATCTTGCGGCGATCCATGCCGGTCACGCCTTCACGATCGAAAGATGCTCGTGGCTGCGCCGATCCAGCATGTCGCCGACGAGGCGGGAAATATTGGCGAGGCCCTCAAGCCGCATATTGCCGCCGCATTGCGAGGGTCTGCGGCGGGAAGGCAGCGCATGCAGCGCGGCGGCGAGCCGCTTCGGGTCGCCGGCCTCATCCGGCAGCAGCATGTCGACAAGCCCCAGCTCGGAGGCGCGGCGGGCGCGGATCAGCTGCTCCTCGCGCGGCACGACGCGCGGCACGATCAGCGCCGGCTTGTCGAAGGAGAGGATCTCGCAATAGGTGTTGTAGCCACCCATGGCGACGACGCCGCTGGCGCCGGCAATCAGCTCTTCCATGCGGTTGTCGAAGTCGATCACTTCGAGATGCCCGGTGCTGTTGCATTTTTCCAGGAGCTCGTGACGCTGGCGGGCCGGCATGTAGGGGCCGAGCACGACGAGGCCTGGATGGTTGAGCGTCGGATCGGCGCGGTAGGCGTCGACGACGTTGTCCACCAGATCGGCACCATCGCCGCCGCCGCCGGTGGTGATCAGCAGGTAGTCGCCCTTCGGCTTGTGTTCGGAACTGACATCGAGCGAGACGCTGCGCTGCAGGAAGCCCAGGAACTCCATGCGCGCCCGCACCTGCGCCGGCACGTCGATGCCGGTCAGGGGATCGTAGAAGTCCGGCGGGCCATAGACCCAGATGGAATCGTAGAACTGGCCGATCTTGCGCATCACGTCGTTGCGCTGCCACTCGGCTTCGAGCAGATGCGGCGCGTCCATGACCTCGCGCAGGCCAAGAACGGTCGTCGTGCCCTGGCTGCGCAGATAAGCGAGCGTTTCCTCCACCTCGCCGCGCAGGCCCATCGGCTCCTTGTCGACGATGAAGAGGTCCGGCTGGAAGGTTTCGGCCGTGTGGCGGATGATCGAGCGGCGCATCTTCAGCGTTTCCTGAAGATCGATATGCGCGTCCATCGACGTATACTCGCCGTTGCGCAGCTTGATGACGCTGGGGATCTTCACGAAGTCCACCCGCGCCCGATAATCGAAGGCGCCGGCGATGGTGGCGCCCGAGATGATCAGCACATGCAGGCCCCGGTAATCCTCGACCAGCGAATGGGCGATGGTGCGGCAGCGGCGCAAATGTCCGAGGCCAAACGTGTCATGGCTGTACATGAGCACGCGGGCATTCTCGATCCGGCGGCTCATCACATGGCCTCTCCCGACACGTCCGACCCGAAAACAGTTCCAACTTGCGGCCGCCTCAAGGCATCCACCTCATTTGTAAGGGTCGGCGGCATCTCGCAATCCATCGCCCAGGAAATTGAAGGCAAGGATGACCAAGATCACCGGAATGGTCGGGTAGAGCAGCCAGGGATAGAATGCAATGGTGCTTACGCTTCGCGCTTCTGTAAGCAGGATACCCCAGCTGGTGATCGGCGGGCGTAAGCCGAGGCCGAGAAACGACAGGGCGGTTTCGCCGAGGATCATGCCGGGGATCGACATGGTGGCGGTGGCGATCAGATGCGACATGAAGCCGGGCACGAGATGCCGGCCGATGATGCGGCTGGTGCGTGCACCCATCAGCTGCGCCGCCAGCACATAATCCTCCTCGCGCAGCGCCAGCAGCTTGGAGCGCACCGCACGGGCGAGCCCGGTCCAGTCGAGCAGGCCGAGGATGAGCGTGATGCCGACATAGATCAGCAGCGGGCTCCAGGTGACCGGCATGATGGCGGCGAGCGCCATCCACAGGGGAATGCTCGGGATCGACTGCAGGACTTCGATGACGCGCTGCACGACGAGATCGAAGATGCCGCCCTTGTAGCCGGCCAGGCCGCCGATGACGATGCCGAGCAGGAAGCTGACGGAGACGCCGAGCAGGCCGATGGTGAGCGAGATGCGCGCGCCGTAGAGGATGCGCGACAGCACGTCACGCCCCAGCCGGTCGCTGCCGAGCAGGAAGAGTTCGCCCCCCTCGGCCGGGCAGACCAGGTGAAGGCGCGCCTCGACAAGGCCCCAGAAGCGATAGGGATCGCCCGAACAGAAGAAGCGCAGCTTCTCCACCCGGTTCGGATCGTCCGTATAGACGCGCCGCAGCGTGTCCATGTCGAGCGTCATCGACCGGCCGTAGACGAAGGGACCGACGAAGCTGCCCTTGTCGAACAGATGGATGCGTTGCGGCGGAGCGTGGATGTAGTCCACATTGCGCGTATGCAGATTGTAGGGCGCCAGGAATTCGACGACCACGATCATCGCATAGGCGGCGGCCAGGAAGATCAGCGAGATCAGCGCCAGCCGGTGGCGCTTGAACTTCCACCACATCAGGCGAAGCTGCGAGGCCTCGTAGACGGCGGCCTGCTTCTCGCTCATCGCCTCCACCGACATGGGGTCGAAGGGCGCGGTGGAGACATAATGCGGCAGCGGTGCGCCGGCCGGGGGGAGGGACAGCGTCACTTGCGCGCGCCTCCCTGCAGGCGGATACGCGGATCGAGCAGCGCCAGCGCAATATCGGAAACGAGCACGCCGATGACCGTGAGGAAGGCGAGGAACATCAGGAACGAGCCGGCGAGATACATGTCCTGGCTCTGCAGCGCCTTGATCAGCATGGGGCCCGTGGTCTCCAGCGAGAGGACGATGGCGGTGATTTCCGCGCCGGAGATGATGGCGGGCAGGATGGAGCCGATGTCGGAGATGAAGAAGTTGAGCGCCATGCGCAGCGGATATTTGACCAGCGCCCGGAAGGGATGGAGCCCCTTGGCCCGTGCCGTCACCACATATTGCTTCTGCAGCTCGTCGAGCAGGTTGGCCCTCAGCCGCCGGATCATGCCGGCCGTTCCCGCCGTGCCGATGATGATGACCGGGATCCACAGATGCTCGAGGATGGAAGTGAACTTCTCCCAGCTCATCGGCTGGGAGAGATATTTCTGGTCCATCAGGTGGCCGATCGAGGTGCCGAACCAGATGTTGGCGAAATACATCAGGATCAGCGCGAAGAGGAAGTTCGGGATTGCGATGCCGAGCAGGCCGAGAAAGGTCAGTCCGTAATCCCCCCAGCTATATTGATGGGTGGCTGAATAGATGCCGATCGGGAAGGCGATCAGCCAGGTGAAGAGAATGGTGACGAAGGAGACCAGAACCGTCAGCCACAATCGGTCGCCGACCACGTCGGAGACCGGCAGCTGATATTCGAAGGAATAGCCGAAGTCGCCATGCAGCATGCCGGCGACCCAGTGGAAATAGCGCAGGAGCGGCGGGCGGTCGAAGCCGTATTCGGCCTTGAGCGCCTCGATCTCGGCCATGTCGACCCCTTCGCCCTGCGCCCGCAGCTCCGAGACATAGCTCTCGAAATAATCGCCGGGCGGCAGCTCGATGATCGTGAAGACCAGGGCCGAGATGATGATGAGCGTCGGGATCATGGCGCCGATGCGCCAGAGAATGTAGCGCAGCATGGGTCAGCTCACCTTGTCGCCGTACCAGAACGTATCCGGCAGGTAGACCCCGAGATAGCAGGTGGGTTCGAAGCCATAGAGGCCCTCATCGGGCACATTGTTGAGCTTCGAGGAATGCAGGATCGGCTGCAGGGTGGAATTGACCATGCCGATCGAGAAGACCTGGTCGGTGTAGAGCGCCAGCATCTCGTGCCAGATGCGGGTGCGCTCGGCGATGGCGCCGGACGTCTTCCACTCCTTCAGCAGATCCACCAGCCGCTGCGCTTCGGGCAGTTCCGGCGGATGGCCGAGCTGGCCGAGTGAGAGGTAGTGCATGCCCCAGACCGGCCATTGCAGCTGGCTGTCGGTGCTCGGCGCCAGCTGGCCCGGGTTCATGTCCGCGGTCGGCACGCCATTGTCGAGGCCGAGCCACATGGACATCATGATCTCGCCGCCCATGGTGCGGTTGCGGAACACCTCGCGCTGCGAGGTCTTGATGAACAGCGGAATGCCGATCTTCGCCCAATGGTCGGTGATGAGTTCCAGCACGTCCGTTTCAAGCGTGCTCTCGCCGGCCGTCTCGACCACGATGCGCGCCACGCGTCCGTCCGGCAGCAGGCGCATGTCGTCGCTGTCGCGTTCCGTCAGGCCCAGTTCGTCGAGCAGGCGGTTTGCCTGGTCAGGGTCGAAGGCGGACCAGGCGGCGGCATAGTCCGGCTTGAAGAGCTGGCTTTCGGGCAGCACCGTGTCGGCGCTCTCGCGGCCAAGGCCGTAGAAGGCCACCATGTTGATCTCGCGCCGGTTGATCGCCAGCGACAGCGCACGGCGGAAACGGACGTCGCGCAGCAGCTTGACCCAGACGGGATCGGCATAATTCAGGTTGGGCAGCAGCGAGACGCGGGATCCCTGCGTCCGCTTCCACAGCGAAACCTTGACCGGGTAGCGCTTCTCGGAATCCTTCAGGAAGGCATAGTCGATGAAATCGACGCCATGCGACTGCAGGTCGGCTTCGCCGGCGCCGGTCTTGGCGGCGATGATCGAGGAGGAGGAGACGTTGAGCACGTAACGGTCGACGTAGGGCAGCTGCATGCCGCGCTCGTCGACGCGATGGAAATAGGGGTTGCGATCGAAGACGAACTGGTCGGCCGGCAGCGGCGTCGTGTTGCGCCAGGGATCGAGCGTCGGCAGGTCCGGATTCTCCGGTCGGTACTGGCGCGACATCTTGATGTGCAGATCCGCCCATTTCTTGGCGCGGTTCTTCTTCATCAGCGCCTTCAGCGCATCCCCCTCCTGATACTTCTTGTGGAACTGCTTCATATAGGCAGCCGGAAGCAGAAGGATCAGCGGAGAGGCGGCGGCGAGATTGGGCAGGAAGTCCGGGTTCGGCGCATCCCAGGAATAGCGCACCGTCCGTTCATCGATCACCTCGAAGCGCGGCGGCTTGCCGTCGGCCAGCAGTTCGCGCTGCACGCCGCCCTTGCGCAGGTCGTCGTTGAGAACGACATCTTCCCAGGTATAGCGGAAGTCTTCCGAGGTCAGCGGACTGCCGTCGGACCAGCGATGCCCCTCGCGGATGACGAAGGTGAAGATGCGGTCGCCTTCGACATCGCAGCGCTCGAGAATGTCGGGTGTGAAGGTCAGCTCCGGCGTGTACCCGACCAGGCGGGCATAGCCGTTGATGAACATCAGCCGGATGTCCTTCTGGCTGCCGATGATCATCCGCACCGTTCCGCCATAGGTGCCGGGCGTGCGGCCCATGGCGGACAGGTTGATGACGCGCGGCGTCTTCGGCAGGCGCTCGGCCATGGGCGGCAGCGTGCCGGCCTTGATCTGTTCGAGCAGCATTCCCGACTCCTCCGCCCCCGCTGCGCGGCCGGGCCGGGGCAGGAGAGCAGGGGACAGGGCGGCGGCGCCGAGAAGCGCCAGCGTGGTGCGGCGCGTGATCATGGCTGCAGCTCCCGGATATCGGCATTGCGGTTGGCAAGAACCCAGTGGCCATCGGCGATATTGGCAGGCGCCAACGTTGCCGGGTCGCCGTCACCGGGCAGGAACGCACCGTTCCAGCGCGTCTTATCGGCGGCGCCACCGGCCCGAAGCGCCGCGAAGTCGAGCGGCCGGTCGAGATCGGGGAAGGGGACGGCGGCCAGCAGGGCCTTGGTATAGGGATGAACCGGCGCGCGCATCAGGCTTTCGCGCGGCGCAAGCTCGACGATCCGCCCCGCGCACATGACGGCGATCCGGTCGGCCATGTAATCGACGACGGCGAGGTTGTGGGAAATGAACAGATAGGTCAGCCCGAGCTCGGCCTGCAGATCCTTCAGCAGGTTGAGGATCTGCGCCTGGACCGAGACGTCGAGCGCTGAGACCGGCTCGTCGCAGATCAGGAGGTCGGGACCGAGTGCCAGTGCCCGCGCAATGCCGATACGCTGGCGTTGGCCGCCGGAAAAGGAGTGCGGGTAGCGGTTCAGGTGCTGGGCGTTGAGGCCGATCGCCTTCAACAGCGCCTTGACCTTCAGCTTGCGCATGGCCGGGTCGCCGCGGTCGTGGATCTCCAGCGGCTCGCTCAGAATGTTCTGAACGGTCATGCGCGGCGAAAGCGAGGAGACCGGATCCTGGAACACCATCTGCATGCGGGTGCGCAGATCGTCGAGCGTCTTGCCCTTGGCGTGCAGAACATCGATCGGCCCGGCCGTGCTGTTGAGCATCACCGAGCCGCTGTCGGGCGTGACCGCCCGCATCAGGATCTTGCTGACGGTGGTCTTGCCGCAGCCGCTTTCGCCGACAAGGCCCAGACACTCACCGCGGCGAATGTCGAAGCTGACATCGTCCACTGCCTTGTGCAGGCTCGCCTCGCCCTTCCGCCACCAGCCGCCCTTGCGGGAGGAGAAGGTCTTGCCGATGTGGCGGACGGAGAGAATGACATCCGAAGCCGGATCGGGCAGTCCATCGGCGGCAAGGCGCTGCGGCGGGCGCGGCGCGGCCGGCACAGGCTTGTCCTTGCGCTTGGATACCAGCGTCTCGACATCGACCGGCACATCCCGCAGCGCCTTCAGCCGCTGCCCCGGCTTCATGTCGAAATGCGGCACCGCCTTCATCAGGCCCTTGAGATAGGGATGGCTCGGCCTGCGGAAGATCGCCTCGACCGGACCCGCTTCCATGATCTCGCCGTGATAGACCACCACCACCTCGTCGGCCATGTTGGCGACGACGCCGAGATCGTGGGTGATAAGCAGCATCGCCATGTTGAAGCGCGACTGCAGGTCCTTCAACAGCTGCAGGATCTGCGCCTGAATGGTGACGTCGAGCGCCGTGGTCGGCTCGTCGGCAATCAGCAGCGAGGGATTGCACACCAGCGCCATGGCGATCATGGCGCGCTGGCGCATGCCGCCCGAAAGCTCGAACGGATACATGTCGTAGGCGCGCTTGGGGTTCGGGAAACCGACAAGACCCAGCATCTCCTCGGTGCGGGCGCGGCGCTCGTCCTTGGTCATGTCGCGGTGGATCTTCAAGGATTCGCTGATCTGGTTGCCGACCGTGTGCAGGGCCGAGAGCGAGGTCATCGGCTCCTGGAAGATCATGCCGATCCGGTTGCCGCGGACCTCCCGCATCTGCGCGCCTTCCGGCTGAAGCGCTGCCAGATCGAGCGGTCCATTCTTCAACTTCGGATCGTTGAACAGGATGCGGCCGGAGGATTGGGCGGTCTTCGGCAGAATGCCCATGACCGCCTGGCTGATCACCGATTTGCCGGAGCCGGATTCGCCGACAAGCGCCGTCACCTTGCCGGGCAAGACACGCAGGCTCGCACCACGCACGGCCTCGATCCGTCCACCGAAGATCGAGAACGAAACGCTCAGCTCCTCGATCCGCAGCAGGTCAGTGCCTGATGTCATGCCTGCCATTCCCCGTCTACCGGCGCTTCGTAAGCGCCGTCGCAGGCATTTCCGCCCGGTTTTTTGGAAAAGACTATCGTAGCGCGCCAAGCCTGTCCATGACCTGCGTTAGCGAGCGACAACGGTCCGCAGGCTGCACCCTATCGGCCGGATGTATCGGATTTTTGAACTGACCGTCGCGCGGTCAAAAAACCGTTACTGCAACAGTTTGTTCCAGAGGTCGCGGGGGCGCTGGCTGTTGTTGCGGTAGAGCAGCATGACCTGCTCGGCCTCCGAACGTTTCTCGAGCGCCCGGTGGCGCAGCGCTTCGGCATTGCCGAGCTTCAGCTGGGCGGCATGCGGGGTCAGGATCGTCACCTTCTGGCGCACGCCGCGCAGGCGCTCGTCGCCGAGCGTCGTCCATTCGCCGCCGGCATAGGTGGAGAAGGCCTGGCTCGCCACCACCGGTGTGTCGTGCTTCTTCGTCAGCTCCTGCAGACGCTGCACCTCGTTCACCGCGGCGCCGAAGGCGGAAAAGGTCAGTCGGTCGCGCAAGCCGACATTGCCGAACATGACATTGCCGACATGCAGTCCGATGCCGTAGCCGATGGGACCCAGTTGCTTGCCGGCCCGCTCCCCGTTCAGCTCGTCCATGCGGGCCACCGCCTGGCGGACGGCGGCCATTGCCGACATGGCCGCCACCTGAGAGGGCTCGCGGTGCCGCCCGCAGGGGAAGACGGCCAGGAAACCATCGCCCATGAAGCTCAGGATTTCGCCGCCATTGCGGTTGAAGGGCACGGCGATCGCATCGAAGAAGTGGTTGAGCGTGTCGATATAGGCCTGCCGGCCTTCCTTCTCGGCCAGCATGGTCGAATTGCGCATGTCGGCCATGACGAGCATGGCGCGGATCGTCTCGCCGTCGCCGCGGCGGATCTGGCCGGACAGGACGCGCTTGCCGGCATTGCCGCCGAGATAGGTGGTCAGCATATTGTCGGCCAGCTTGCCGAGCACGGCCATCTTGGCCGCGACAGCGAGGCTGCTTTGCACCCGCAGCAGCGCCTCGATCACCTCGTCGCTGAACCCTTCCGGCAGGTCGGTCGCCCAGGAGCCGACCATGCCCTGCCCGGAGGCGCCACCGAAGGGCTGCATGAAGGCGATGTAGTCGGTAATCCCGTCGGCCTTCAGATCCTCGAAGATCGGGAACTCGGCGGGCTGGCTGGGGTCGATCCGGCGGCGCAGATGTTCGAGATTGTTGCTGAGCAGGTAGTAGTACGGGCTGCGCAGGAAACGGTCCGTGTTGCCCTCGCTCTCGTCGGCGCGGAATCCCTCCACCGTCACGCCCTTGCCGCGCAGCCAGGTGAAGCCCAGCGCATCATAGAGCGGATGCAGCATGGCGAAGCTCAAATGCACGCGCGCCAAAGGCAGGCCGGACGCCGCCAGGCGTTCGCAAAAACCGGTGACGATGGTCTCCAGTGGCTCGTCGCTCAAGGCGGCCTGTTTCAGCCAGAGCGAGACGCGGTCCAGCAAGTGCGAGGAGACGCGGCTTCCCGCGGCCGGAAGAGATGGATGTTTCATGATCTGCGCCCTTGTTGCCCCGCCTCCCGGCTCCGGAGGGTGCGCCCTGCCCGGGCGCCGGCTCCGGCACGTTGCGCGACAGCGCGGCCGCGGCGCAACGTCACGACGATATAGGATGGCGCCGGAAGGGAAACCAGAATTGAACGCAAGAAAAGATGAGGGCCCATTCTACCGCACCTGTCGCAATGCTCGGCCCGCTTGACAGAGCCGCGCCAAGCTCGCATCAGCCGAAGGAAAGCGGTTTTTGACGAGAGGCGCGCAGCGCCGCCGCCCGACCATGCGAGGCTCGCTGTGACCCGGACCAAACCATCTTCTTCCCCTGCTGTCGCCGGCGAAAGCCATGCCGCGCTGATGGCGGCGATCGCCGAGCGAAGCGCCCGGGTGGGCGTCATCGGGCTCGGCTATGTCGGCCTGCCGCTCGCCATCACAGTCGCACGCAGCGGCTTTTCCGTGCTGGGTTTCGACATCGATCCCGCCAAGATCGAAGCGGTGGCGGCCGGGACTTCCTATATCGAGGCAGTCGGCGATGCTGAGCTCGTCGGCGAGCGCGATGCCGGACGGTTTGCCGCCACCTGCGATTTCAACCGGCTCGGCGAGGTGGAGATCATCGTCATCTGCGTGCCGACGCCATTGACCAAGCATCGGGATCCGGACCTCACCTATATCGTCCGCACCTGCCGCGAGATCGTCACCCGGCTGAAGCCCGGCCGGCTCGTGGTGCTGGAATCGACCACCTATCCCGGCACGACGCATGAGGTGATGCGGCCGATCCTGGAGGAGGGCGGGCTGGTTTCAGGGCGCGATCTCTTCCTGGCCTTTTCGCCGGAACGCGAGGACCCGGGCAACCGCGATTTCCGCACCGCCAGCATCCCGAAGATCGTCGCCGGCGAGGATGAGGCGGCCGGCGCGGCCGCGGCTGCCTTCTATGGGGCCGTCGTCGAACGGGTGGTGCCAGTCTCCTCCACCGCCACGGCCGAGGCGGTGAAGCTGACCGAAAATGTCTTCCGCGCCGTCAACATCGCCCTCGTCAACGAGCTGAAGGTGGTGTTCGACGCGATGGGCATCGATGTCTGGGAGGTGATCGACGCTGCCAAGACCAAGCCGTTCGGCTACATGCCCTTCTATCCCGGCCCCGGGCTCGGCGGTCACTGCATCCCGATCGACCCTTTCTACCTCACCTGGAAGTCGCGCGAGTTCGAGCTGCCGACCCGTTTCATCGAGCTGGCAGGGGAGATCAACTCGGCCATGCCGCGCCACGTGGTGGCCCGGCTCGCCGAAGCACTGGATATCCATTGCGGCAAGGCGCTGAGCCGGTCGCGCATCCTCGTGGTCGGCCTCGCCTACAAGAAGAACGTGCCGGATATCCGCGAAAGCCCGTCCTTGAAGCTCATCGAGCTGATCGAGGAGCGGGGTGGGCAGGCCAGTTTCCACGACCCGCATGTGCCGGAAATCCCGCGCACCCGGGAATATATGGCGCTCAAAGGCCGGCGCTCGGTGCCGCTGACGGTGGAGATGCTGGCTGGCTTCGATGCCGTGCTGATCGCCACCGACCATGACGATGTCGATTATGCCGTGCTCGCCCACGCCGTGCCGCTGGTGCTGGACACACGCAATGCCATGGCCCGGCGCGCCATCACCGGCGGCTTGATCGTCAAGGCGTGAGCGCGGCAGGCCGCTCGGCTTTCAACAGGCTGGCGGCACGGGCATAGCCGCCATCCGCACCGTCGATGAAGTGCATGTGGTCCCGGGCAAGCGCTGTCGGCACGATACAGGTCATCAGCGCCGCATCCTGCACATGCAGGCCGTAGCGGCAGATGCCCGCTTCCGCCGCGGCCTCCAGCCGGGCCTCGATTGCGGCGCGCCGGGCGGCGTCGACATCAATCGTCATCTTCAGCCCGTCGTCGAATTTGCGGAAATCGGAATTGTTGGCGATATCCTGCCGGTAGCGGCGCGGATCGAAGCGGCCAAGCGTCGTCTGCGTGGCGGAGAGAAGGATGGTGAGCCCCGCCTGCAGATAGGCGCTCGCCCGCTGCCGGATGCGCTTGCCCTGCGGCGCGATCCGCCCCTCGATGTTCAGCCCCTTGACGGACAGGGTCATCGGCGGCCCGTCGACCGGAATCGGATGGCCACCGCGATCCTCCTGTGCAGCCAGCGCGATGATGTCGCCGATCAAAGCCTGGAAGGCCTGAGGGTCCACGCCCGCGACCGGCACGGCGATGATGGAGACGACGGCGCCATGGCGCGCCTGGATCGGGCTCCAGCGGCAGGAAAGACCGGTCAGGTCGGGCGTGGTGCCCTGTGCGGCGCGCGGAACCCGGTAGAGGCCGGCCTTCATCTGGGCCTCCGCCCAGGCGCCGCCGCCGCCGGTGAACATGGCGTAGGAGACCTCGCTGCTGGCGCGGAACCGGGCGATGCGCACATCGAACCCTGCCTCCCGCACATCGGCAACGGGAATGAGGGCCGCGCGCAGATCAAGGCCGAGCGTGGCCTCGACATGGGTCTGCACGGCCGCCAGCGCCGCGCGCGCTGCGGCAAGGCCGGAGGGCGGCAAGGCCAG
This region includes:
- a CDS encoding glycosyltransferase family 4 protein — encoded protein: MDRRKIVVVLKGYPRLSETFIAQELLGLERAGFDLSLISMRFPTDTKRHPIHDEIRAPVHYLPEYLHHAPLRVLRALARAWRRPGFKPAWRAFTRDFKRDISRNRLRRFGQAAVLAAEWPAGGAWLHAHFIHTPASVARYASLLTGIPFTCSAHAKDIWTSKDWELADKLAESRWTVTCTETGFQHLRSLSAEPGRVHLSYHGLDLSRFAPFSGERPARDGLDPADPVVILSVGRAVEKKGYDVLLEALARLPTTLHWRLVHIGGGTLAKALKAQAERLGLAERISWNGSLAQEAVLEHYRRADLFALACRIGADGDRDGLPNVIVEAASQRLMPISTTISGVPELVSDGENGLLVPAEDPAALAAALERAIRDPALRKRLGDAAELRVRRDFDHHRSIDQLSILFDTEWRSLA
- a CDS encoding glycosyltransferase family protein, which encodes MSRRIENARVLMYSHDTFGLGHLRRCRTIAHSLVEDYRGLHVLIISGATIAGAFDYRARVDFVKIPSVIKLRNGEYTSMDAHIDLQETLKMRRSIIRHTAETFQPDLFIVDKEPMGLRGEVEETLAYLRSQGTTTVLGLREVMDAPHLLEAEWQRNDVMRKIGQFYDSIWVYGPPDFYDPLTGIDVPAQVRARMEFLGFLQRSVSLDVSSEHKPKGDYLLITTGGGGDGADLVDNVVDAYRADPTLNHPGLVVLGPYMPARQRHELLEKCNSTGHLEVIDFDNRMEELIAGASGVVAMGGYNTYCEILSFDKPALIVPRVVPREEQLIRARRASELGLVDMLLPDEAGDPKRLAAALHALPSRRRPSQCGGNMRLEGLANISRLVGDMLDRRSHEHLSIVKA
- a CDS encoding ABC transporter permease; protein product: MTLSLPPAGAPLPHYVSTAPFDPMSVEAMSEKQAAVYEASQLRLMWWKFKRHRLALISLIFLAAAYAMIVVVEFLAPYNLHTRNVDYIHAPPQRIHLFDKGSFVGPFVYGRSMTLDMDTLRRVYTDDPNRVEKLRFFCSGDPYRFWGLVEARLHLVCPAEGGELFLLGSDRLGRDVLSRILYGARISLTIGLLGVSVSFLLGIVIGGLAGYKGGIFDLVVQRVIEVLQSIPSIPLWMALAAIMPVTWSPLLIYVGITLILGLLDWTGLARAVRSKLLALREEDYVLAAQLMGARTSRIIGRHLVPGFMSHLIATATMSIPGMILGETALSFLGLGLRPPITSWGILLTEARSVSTIAFYPWLLYPTIPVILVILAFNFLGDGLRDAADPYK
- a CDS encoding ABC transporter permease encodes the protein MLRYILWRIGAMIPTLIIISALVFTIIELPPGDYFESYVSELRAQGEGVDMAEIEALKAEYGFDRPPLLRYFHWVAGMLHGDFGYSFEYQLPVSDVVGDRLWLTVLVSFVTILFTWLIAFPIGIYSATHQYSWGDYGLTFLGLLGIAIPNFLFALILMYFANIWFGTSIGHLMDQKYLSQPMSWEKFTSILEHLWIPVIIIGTAGTAGMIRRLRANLLDELQKQYVVTARAKGLHPFRALVKYPLRMALNFFISDIGSILPAIISGAEITAIVLSLETTGPMLIKALQSQDMYLAGSFLMFLAFLTVIGVLVSDIALALLDPRIRLQGGARK
- a CDS encoding ABC transporter substrate-binding protein; its protein translation is MITRRTTLALLGAAALSPALLPRPGRAAGAEESGMLLEQIKAGTLPPMAERLPKTPRVINLSAMGRTPGTYGGTVRMIIGSQKDIRLMFINGYARLVGYTPELTFTPDILERCDVEGDRIFTFVIREGHRWSDGSPLTSEDFRYTWEDVVLNDDLRKGGVQRELLADGKPPRFEVIDERTVRYSWDAPNPDFLPNLAAASPLILLLPAAYMKQFHKKYQEGDALKALMKKNRAKKWADLHIKMSRQYRPENPDLPTLDPWRNTTPLPADQFVFDRNPYFHRVDERGMQLPYVDRYVLNVSSSSIIAAKTGAGEADLQSHGVDFIDYAFLKDSEKRYPVKVSLWKRTQGSRVSLLPNLNYADPVWVKLLRDVRFRRALSLAINRREINMVAFYGLGRESADTVLPESQLFKPDYAAAWSAFDPDQANRLLDELGLTERDSDDMRLLPDGRVARIVVETAGESTLETDVLELITDHWAKIGIPLFIKTSQREVFRNRTMGGEIMMSMWLGLDNGVPTADMNPGQLAPSTDSQLQWPVWGMHYLSLGQLGHPPELPEAQRLVDLLKEWKTSGAIAERTRIWHEMLALYTDQVFSIGMVNSTLQPILHSSKLNNVPDEGLYGFEPTCYLGVYLPDTFWYGDKVS